In Solenopsis invicta isolate M01_SB chromosome 13, UNIL_Sinv_3.0, whole genome shotgun sequence, one DNA window encodes the following:
- the LOC105208149 gene encoding mitochondrial glycine transporter isoform X2: MQGHPIDLDSGETKINGDYPILKSFLAGSFSGTFSTILFQPLDLVKTRLQSRVNGPIGAPKNGMLGTVAHIIQKENIFGLWRGMTPSITRVIPGVGLYFSSLHWLKHAFNLEEPLTALQAISLGVTARSMSGALLIPITVVKTRFESGVYKYNSISEALRLIYKQEGMRGLSSGLVPTLLRDAPYSGLYLMFYTQLKNAAASSTGTVNSSAPVHFSCGILAGILASIVTQPPDVVKTKMQLYPNEFNGIYHATFFVYKKYGILGYFKGIVPRMLRRTLMTTMAWTVYEQVTRQIGLK; encoded by the exons ATGCAGGGTCATCCTATTGACCTCGACAGTGGCGAAACAAAGATAAATGGAGAT TATCCAATTTTGAAGTCCTTTTTGGCGGGCTCGTTCTCTGGAACATTCTCCACGATTCTCTTCCAACCGTTGGACTTGGTGAAGACCAGACTTCAGAGTAGAGTCAATGGCCCTATCGG AGCACCAAAAAATGGAATGTTGGGCACGGTGGCGCACATCATTCAAAAGGAGAATATCTTCGGACTTTGGAGGGGCATGACACCG TCAATAACTCGAGTGATTCCTGGCGTGGGTTTGTACTTTTCGTCGTTACACTGGCTGAAGCACGCCTTTAATCTGGAGGAACCTCTGACGGCTCTGCAGGCTATTTCCTTAGGTGTTACCGCGCGATCCATGTCCGGTGCTCTGCTGATTCCCATCACCGTCGTGAAGACGCGATTTGAG aGTGGCGTTTACAAATACAACAGTATCAGTGAAGCTCTTAGGTTAATCTACAAGCAGGAAGGAATGAGAGGTCTATCGAGCGGCCTGGTGCCCACTCTTCTGCGAGATGCGCCTTACAGTGGTTTATATCTTATGTTTTACACCCAATTGAAAAACGCGGCTGCTAGTAGTACAG GAACAGTGAACTCATCGGCACCGGTTCACTTTAGCTGCGGAATCTTGGCTGGAATTTTGGCGTCCATAGTGACGCAACCGCCAGACGTTGTCAAAACGAAGATGCAGTTGTACCCGAACGAATTCAACGGCATCTATCACGCGACGTTTTTCGTTTATAAAAAGTACGGCATTTTAGGATATTTCAAAGGTATCGTTCCTAGAATGCTGAGGCGAACTTTGATGACTACTATGGCTTGGACCGTGTACGAACAG gtTACAAGGCAGATTGGTTTGAAGTAA
- the LOC105208147 gene encoding luc7-like protein 3 isoform X2 — MAAAAAAALLDELMGRNRNVLPNEKPKELNWEDPEFCKLYLVKFCPHDLFVNTRADLGACPKVHDDEARELFEKAPHSYRKQQYEDEFIRYCQSMLNEVERKIIKGKQRLALIGRTEAPTLTPAQTQRNEEQIALLTEKINKLVEEAEQSGIQGNVEQAQGLMRLCDQLKEERETLRKSNDNSHYNQTAELAAAQEKQMEVCDVCGAFLIVGDAQQRIDDHLMGKQHVGYARLKSALQEIMNKRDKARDEKEQRREEERKQRARANEELDRRRRDGDRDRDRDRERDKRRRRMDDDKSRHDPGGHRNSGHRSRSRSRDKHEDSHRRHSRDKGNRDHRSSNHHNRRRHRSRSRSHK, encoded by the exons ATGGCTGCCGCCGCGGCCGCCGCACTACTCGACGAGCTCATGGGCAGAAACAGAAACGTTCTGCCCAATGAGAAGCCCAAGGAGCTCAACTGGGAGGATCCCGAG TTTTGCAAGCTGTATTTGGTGAAATTCTGTCCCCATGACTTATTTGTTAATACAAGGGCGGACTTGGGTGCGTGCCCCAAGGTGCACGACGATGAGGCCAGGGAACTATTTGAAAAGGCGCCGCATTCATATCGTAAACAACAATACGAGGATGAGTTTATCAGGTATTGTCAGAGTATGTTAAACGAAGTGGAGAGAAAAATCATAAAGGGAAAGCAGCGGTTGGCACTGATTGGGAGAACTGAAGCA CCAACGTTAACTCCAGCCCAAACTCAAAGGAACGAGGAGCAGATTGCTCTACTGACGGAAAAGATAAATAAGTTGGTAGAAGAGGCTGAGCAAAGTGGGATTCAAGGCAACGTGGAGCAAGCGCAAGGCCTAATGCGACTATGCGACCAGTTGAAGGAAGAGCGTGAAACTCTGAGAAAATCCAATGACAACAGTCATTACAATCAA ACTGCTGAACTAGCGGCCGCACAGGAGAAACAAATGGAGGTATGCGACGTGTGTGGTGCATTTCTTATCGTGGGCGATGCACAGCAACGGATTGATGATCATCTAATGGGAAAACAGCATGTGGGTTATGCTAGACTGAAGAGCGCTCTTCAAGAAATTATG aacaagCGTGACAAGGCGCGCGATGAGAAAGAGCAGAGGAGGGAGGAAGAACGGAAGCAAAGGGCGCGAGCGAATGAGGAGCTCGACAGACGACGGAGAGACGGCGATAGAGATAGAGATCGCGACAGAGAGAGGGATAAGCGTCGCAGACGAATGGATGATGACAAGAGCCGCCATGATCCGGGTGGTCACAG AAATTCTGGACATAGAAGTAGAAGTAGATCGCGAGATAAGCACGAAGATAGCCATCGACGTCACAGTCGAGATAAAG gaAATCGCGATCATCGTAGTTCCAATCACCATAATCGTCGCCGTCACCGCTCGCGTAGTCGAAGTCACAAGTAA
- the LOC105208147 gene encoding luc7-like protein 3 isoform X1, which translates to MAAAAAAALLDELMGRNRNVLPNEKPKELNWEDPEFCKLYLVKFCPHDLFVNTRADLGACPKVHDDEARELFEKAPHSYRKQQYEDEFIRYCQSMLNEVERKIIKGKQRLALIGRTEAPTLTPAQTQRNEEQIALLTEKINKLVEEAEQSGIQGNVEQAQGLMRLCDQLKEERETLRKSNDNSHYNQTAELAAAQEKQMEVCDVCGAFLIVGDAQQRIDDHLMGKQHVGYARLKSALQEIMNKRDKARDEKEQRREEERKQRARANEELDRRRRDGDRDRDRDRERDKRRRRMDDDKSRHDPGGHRDIICYRNSGHRSRSRSRDKHEDSHRRHSRDKGNRDHRSSNHHNRRRHRSRSRSHK; encoded by the exons ATGGCTGCCGCCGCGGCCGCCGCACTACTCGACGAGCTCATGGGCAGAAACAGAAACGTTCTGCCCAATGAGAAGCCCAAGGAGCTCAACTGGGAGGATCCCGAG TTTTGCAAGCTGTATTTGGTGAAATTCTGTCCCCATGACTTATTTGTTAATACAAGGGCGGACTTGGGTGCGTGCCCCAAGGTGCACGACGATGAGGCCAGGGAACTATTTGAAAAGGCGCCGCATTCATATCGTAAACAACAATACGAGGATGAGTTTATCAGGTATTGTCAGAGTATGTTAAACGAAGTGGAGAGAAAAATCATAAAGGGAAAGCAGCGGTTGGCACTGATTGGGAGAACTGAAGCA CCAACGTTAACTCCAGCCCAAACTCAAAGGAACGAGGAGCAGATTGCTCTACTGACGGAAAAGATAAATAAGTTGGTAGAAGAGGCTGAGCAAAGTGGGATTCAAGGCAACGTGGAGCAAGCGCAAGGCCTAATGCGACTATGCGACCAGTTGAAGGAAGAGCGTGAAACTCTGAGAAAATCCAATGACAACAGTCATTACAATCAA ACTGCTGAACTAGCGGCCGCACAGGAGAAACAAATGGAGGTATGCGACGTGTGTGGTGCATTTCTTATCGTGGGCGATGCACAGCAACGGATTGATGATCATCTAATGGGAAAACAGCATGTGGGTTATGCTAGACTGAAGAGCGCTCTTCAAGAAATTATG aacaagCGTGACAAGGCGCGCGATGAGAAAGAGCAGAGGAGGGAGGAAGAACGGAAGCAAAGGGCGCGAGCGAATGAGGAGCTCGACAGACGACGGAGAGACGGCGATAGAGATAGAGATCGCGACAGAGAGAGGGATAAGCGTCGCAGACGAATGGATGATGACAAGAGCCGCCATGATCCGGGTGGTCACAG AGATATTATTTGTTACAGAAATTCTGGACATAGAAGTAGAAGTAGATCGCGAGATAAGCACGAAGATAGCCATCGACGTCACAGTCGAGATAAAG gaAATCGCGATCATCGTAGTTCCAATCACCATAATCGTCGCCGTCACCGCTCGCGTAGTCGAAGTCACAAGTAA
- the LOC105207430 gene encoding CDP-diacylglycerol--glycerol-3-phosphate 3-phosphatidyltransferase, mitochondrial, with protein MHNSVLRIFRRFHEPKLLATVVEVRICLDSLFIRRKVQTAMLDDEKLRDLNVPAQEEFNPLSWLRTVAPAFPVNGSKVTIIHKPQVFYNTLLEKCRHAKKKITFSSLYLGTGTLETELINVIEQAVSMNGGDVQVRILLDYMRASRGEHNSRKMLEPLLKGKCRDRCKVFLYHTPKLRGIMKAAIPDRFNELIGLQHMKLYMIDNDLIISGANLSNDYFTNRQDRYFVIEDCEELCNFYNKLVEKVMEFSFLLQPDGNTSLNLTVNSHPYKGSGKVFTQEAASKIQTFLQNEIKKNIDLDKNADTWIFPLVQMGQLNIYHDSEVTLKLLQTAPAGATLKLATGYFNLTSDYIQAVLKDCRATCHFLTAHPTANGFFNAKGMAGGIPAAYTKIEESFYNLCERTNQQNRITLWEFVKPGWTYHAKGLWYTLPDQQKPSLTLVGSPNFGYRSVNRDLETQIAVVTRNEKLQNALHEEQARLFSCAKPVTRKTFSQRDRIPPAWVCAIVLFFRYYF; from the exons ATGCACAACTCGGTTCTGCGAATTTTTAGACG GTTTCACGAACCAAAGTTGCTAGCCACTGTGGTTGAAGTCAGAATTTGTTTAGATTCATTGTTTATCAGACGCAAAGTGCAAACAGCAATGTTGGACGATGAAAAGTTGAGAGACTTAAATGTTCCTGCACAAGAGGAATTTAACCCACTATCCTGGCTGCGAACTGTGGCTCCTGCTTTTCCAGTGAATGGTTCAAAG GTCACTATAATTCACAAACCACAAGTGTTCTACAATACTTTGTTGGAAAAGTGTAGGCATGccaagaaaaaaatcacattttccTCACTGTATTTGGGTACTGGTACCTTAGAGACCGAACTA ATCAATGTGATAGAGCAAGCAGTAAGTATGAATGGCGGTGATGTGCAAGTACGAATCCTGTTGGACTATATGAGGGCTTCTCGGGGAGAGCATAACTCCCGGAAGATGCTGGAGCCATTGCTCAAGGGGAAATGTAGAGATCGTTGCAAGGTCTTCCTCTATCATACGCCGAAATTACGCGGCATAATGAAAGCAGCAATCCCAGATCGCTTTAATGAACTCATCGGTTTACAACACATGAAGCTATATATGATCgacaatgatttaattattagcGG AGCGAACCTCAGCAATGATTATTTCACAAACCGACAGGATCGGTACTTCGTTATAGAAGACTGCGAGGAACTTTGCAACTTTTATAATAAGTTGGTTGAGAAAGTTATGGAATTTAGCTTCTTATTACAACCAGATGGGAACACAAGCTTGAATCTTACTGTAAACAGTCATCCTTACAAAGGATCTGGGAAAGTTTTTACTCAAGAAGCAGCGTCCAAGATACAAACGTTCTTACAGAATGAAATCAAAAAGAATATCGATCTCGACAAAA aCGCAGACACATGGATATTTCCATTAGTGCAAATGGGCCAGCTGAACATCTATCACGATAGTGAAGTAACATTGAAGCTCTTGCAAACCGCTCCAGCGGGAGCCACGCTCAAATTAGCGACCGGTTATTTCAATCTGACTTCTGATTACATTCAAGCTGTGCTTAAAGATTGTCGAGCAACGTGTCACTTTTTGACAGCACATCCCACTGCCAATGGTTTCTTTa ATGCCAAAGGAATGGCCGGAGGAATACCGGCGGCGTACACCAAGATAGAGGAatccttttataatttatgcgaGAGAACGAATCAGCAAAACAGAATAACGTTATGGGAATTTGTTAAACCGGGTTGGACGTACCACGCCAAGGGTCTCTGGTACACTTTGCCAGATCAGCAAAAACCCTCTTTGACCCTCGTAGGCTCACCAAATTTTG GTTATAGATCGGTGAACAGAGACCTCGAGACACAGATAGCCGTGGTGACAAGAAACGAGAAGTTGCAAAATGCACTGCACGAAGAGCAGGCACGATTATTCTCCTGTGCTAAACCCGTTACGAGAAAGACTTTCTCGCAGCGAGACAGAATACCACCAGCTTGGGTATGCGCGATTGTACTCTTCTTTCGCTATTACTTTTGA
- the LOC105208146 gene encoding eukaryotic translation initiation factor 3 subunit B, producing MAKKTQAEKTVQNDETAKANDDPMNDDEEPNFSDPEGFVDDITDEELLGDILKQKPSETDGVESVIVVDNVPRVEPDKLEKLQSVINKVLGKFGTIVNQYYPMNESDGKTKGYIFLEYTNHLNALTAVKSTNNYKIDKSHTFKVNLFTDFKKFEDIPEDWEPPKAQPFKSASDLHYHLLEPDAYDQFCVLCGNGAGVSVQIWQNSAPEPTLLEERNRWTETYVKWSPLGTYLSTFHKLGVALWGGPQFTQQARFSQRGVECIDYSPCERYLVTYTPRTDLGQDQKRLVIWDILSSQEKRSFFPDGSSVWPIFRWSHDDKYLARMGEDVLSVYETPSFGLLDKKSIKIPGIRDFSWSPTDNILAYWVPEDKDVPARVTLLEIPNRNEIRNKNLFNVADCKIFWQKSGDYLCVKVDRFAKRKEKTEQKYTGMSYNFEIFHMREKQIPVDSVEIKEPIHAFAWEPVGSKFAIIHGEIPTVNVSFYEVRYGHQPALLKRLEKKACNHLFWSPSGQFIVLAGLTTMAGALEFIDTNDFTIMNSTDHYQTSDVEWDPTGRYVVTAVSSWKTSVDNGYWIWTFQGRILKRVNLNAFNQLLWRPRSPTLLTADQIKEIKKNLKKYSAQFESKDRMRLTRASKELIEKRCLLMKAFEEYRTKRVEEWNNQKKRRLELRCNIDTDELDSDSKNVEEEVVEFFVKEDTFVIDDK from the exons ATGGCGAAGAAAACGCAGGCAGAGAAAACGGTGCAGAACGACGAGACCGCGAAGGCCAACGACGATCCGATGAACGACGATGAAGAGCCTAATTTCAGCGATCCCGAGGGCTTCGTCGACGATATCACCGACGAGG AATTGCTTGGTGATATCTTGAAGCAAAAGCCTTCAGAAACAGATGGAGTGGAGTCTGTGATTGTTGTGGACAATGTGCCTCGAGTGGAACCTGACAAGTTGGAGAAGCTTCAATCTGTCATTAACAAAGTGCTTGGAAAGTTTGGCACGATAGTCAATCAGTACTATCCAATGAATGAGAGCGATGGCAAGACTAAAGG ATACATCTTTCTGGAATACACCAATCACTTGAATGCACTGACCGCGGTCAAATCCACCAATAATTACAAGATTGATAAGTCTCACACATTCAAAGTTAATCTTTTTACGGATTTCAAGAAGTTTGAGGACATTCCTGAGGATTGGGAGCCACCAAAGGCACAGCCCTTTAAGTCAGCTAGCGACTTGCACTATCATTTGTTGGAGCCGGATGCTTATGATCAATTCTGCGTTCTTTGTGGCAATGGAGCAGGAGTGTCTGTGCAGATCTGGCAAAACTCTGCGCCAGAGCCTACTCTGCTTGAAGAACGTAAC CGCTGGACAGAGACGTATGTGAAATGGTCACCACTAGGTACGTATCTATCCACATTCCACAAGCTGGGCGTTGCGCTGTGGGGTGGCCCTCAGTTCACCCAACAGGCCAGATTCAGCCAGCGAGGTGTTGAATGCATTGACTATTCGCCCTGCGAGCGTTACCTAGTCACCTACACTCCACGCACCGATCTCGGACAGGATCAGAAGCGCCTTGTGATTTGGGACATTTTGTCGAGCCAGGAAAAACGATCGTTCTTCCCTGATGGATCTTCCGTTTGGCCAATCTTCCGTTGGTCGCACGATGATAAATATCTAGCGCGTATGGGAGAGGATGTTCTTAGTGTTTATGAGACTCCA TCGTTCGGTCTGCTGGACAAGAAGAGCATCAAAATTCCAGGGATCAGAGATTTCAGTTGGTCCCCGACGGACAACATTCTTGCTTATTGGGTGCCAGAAGACAAAGATGTCCCCGCGAGAGTAACTTTGCTCGAAATTCCCAA ccgcaatgaaataagaaataaaaatttattcaatgtgGCCGACTGCAAAATCTTCTGGCAAAAGTCTGGTGACTACTTGTGCGTGAAAGTCGATCGCTTTGCCAAACGTAAGGAAAAGACAGAGCAAAAATACACG GGCATGTCATACAACTTCGAAATCTTCCACATGAGAGAGAAACAAATTCCCGTGGACAGTGTGGAGATAAAGGAGCCGATTCATGCTTTTGCATGGGAACCAGTTGGCAGCAAATTTGCCATCATTCACGGGGAGATACCCACCGTGAATGTCAGCTTCTACGAAGTGCGATACGGCCATCAGCCCGCCCTTCTCA AAAGATTGGAGAAAAAAGCTTGTAATCACCTGTTCTGGTCGCCGTCGGGTCAATTCATCGTCCTTGCCGGCCTGACGACGATGGCTGGCGCTCTGGAGTTTATCGACACGAACGATTTCACTATTATGAACTCCACCGATCATTATCAAACCTCAGATGTGGAATGGGACCCGACTGGCAG GTACGTCGTCACGGCAGTGTCTAGCTGGAAGACCAGCGTTGACAATGGTTACTGGATATGGACGTTCCAGGGCCGTATTTTGAAAAGAGTCAATTTGAACGCGTTTAACCAGTTGTTGTGGCGTCCGCGATCTCCGACTCTGCTCACCGCAGATCaaattaaggaaataaaaaagaacTTGAAGAAATACTCGGCGCAGTTCGAGAGCAAAGATCGCATGCGACTGACGCGTGCTTCAAAG GAATTAATCGAGAAACGTTGCTTGTTGATGAAAGCATTCGAAGAATATCGCACGAAACGTGTTGAAGAATGGAACAATCAGAAGAAACGTCGACTAGAGTTGCGTTGCA ATATTGATACCGATGAGCTGGACTCAGATTCGAAGAATGTAGAGGAAGAAGTTGTTGAATTTTTCGTCAAAGAGGATACATTCGTGATTGACGACAAATAA
- the LOC105208149 gene encoding mitochondrial glycine transporter isoform X1, with product MQGHPIDLDSGETKINGDTTREIRQVKFLNYTVMEAVGTYPILKSFLAGSFSGTFSTILFQPLDLVKTRLQSRVNGPIGAPKNGMLGTVAHIIQKENIFGLWRGMTPSITRVIPGVGLYFSSLHWLKHAFNLEEPLTALQAISLGVTARSMSGALLIPITVVKTRFESGVYKYNSISEALRLIYKQEGMRGLSSGLVPTLLRDAPYSGLYLMFYTQLKNAAASSTGTVNSSAPVHFSCGILAGILASIVTQPPDVVKTKMQLYPNEFNGIYHATFFVYKKYGILGYFKGIVPRMLRRTLMTTMAWTVYEQVTRQIGLK from the exons ATGCAGGGTCATCCTATTGACCTCGACAGTGGCGAAACAAAGATAAATGGAGAT ACTACTCGAGAGATTCGGCAAGTGAAGTTTCTGAATTATACTGTCATGGAAGCTGTGGGAACT TATCCAATTTTGAAGTCCTTTTTGGCGGGCTCGTTCTCTGGAACATTCTCCACGATTCTCTTCCAACCGTTGGACTTGGTGAAGACCAGACTTCAGAGTAGAGTCAATGGCCCTATCGG AGCACCAAAAAATGGAATGTTGGGCACGGTGGCGCACATCATTCAAAAGGAGAATATCTTCGGACTTTGGAGGGGCATGACACCG TCAATAACTCGAGTGATTCCTGGCGTGGGTTTGTACTTTTCGTCGTTACACTGGCTGAAGCACGCCTTTAATCTGGAGGAACCTCTGACGGCTCTGCAGGCTATTTCCTTAGGTGTTACCGCGCGATCCATGTCCGGTGCTCTGCTGATTCCCATCACCGTCGTGAAGACGCGATTTGAG aGTGGCGTTTACAAATACAACAGTATCAGTGAAGCTCTTAGGTTAATCTACAAGCAGGAAGGAATGAGAGGTCTATCGAGCGGCCTGGTGCCCACTCTTCTGCGAGATGCGCCTTACAGTGGTTTATATCTTATGTTTTACACCCAATTGAAAAACGCGGCTGCTAGTAGTACAG GAACAGTGAACTCATCGGCACCGGTTCACTTTAGCTGCGGAATCTTGGCTGGAATTTTGGCGTCCATAGTGACGCAACCGCCAGACGTTGTCAAAACGAAGATGCAGTTGTACCCGAACGAATTCAACGGCATCTATCACGCGACGTTTTTCGTTTATAAAAAGTACGGCATTTTAGGATATTTCAAAGGTATCGTTCCTAGAATGCTGAGGCGAACTTTGATGACTACTATGGCTTGGACCGTGTACGAACAG gtTACAAGGCAGATTGGTTTGAAGTAA